The Maniola hyperantus chromosome 2, iAphHyp1.2, whole genome shotgun sequence genome includes a region encoding these proteins:
- the shn gene encoding uncharacterized protein shn isoform X2, which translates to MPLTQEKRLDNFSNNDHSYLHKKFKKMASTMSMLPGSSIKGEESGYQETSLLQVTSSSTISNGSIAAAHPEIEKIKNIYDKCSMDVEKNVQTNFNDENFSLSDVNSFVQIPGKTSFSEEFLNKTENLENDFIKETYSGGTGRYICPYCKISCAKPSVLQKHIRAHTNERPFPCIPCGFAFKTKSNLYKHRRSRTHALRLQGADIASAINDDELSGDSESDTSIPPTSLSGSDRDQSSDTSMIRSEKRPNEFSSPELTNDCNNMSLHILSTLNDNKSKTIYKPKFRAAFYHGMDEKDKIKKTISQNNADFFTEHISKIISDNEAIVDVIETPLQKKYGKIKQIAESKQFLNEMEITPELTPLNLTKNCYDPDNLIRKRSHSESFAQILEDQKHPLNPEGSIIKDLLLKTKANGVNPVTSELVDGLGPLYVCPLCQIVYRSADNLEVHRLYYCKGVLSKSSTAVNNAQKEIKSARPENIFFRSNSINVRLPENTMAPGSRTNISIKSPPLKNKPDNLVILKPDCNDVIAPLPSPGPLLGNTRLVDSRLPSEFNKKTETLKIRPKESSPKRRLDSRSETYSPRLLDNSSPRSTDLYSQPKMRCMEINTSSLRLMEEMSPHIRHNSTSLQMFGGEVKIVDHSGSTTTLRIEPSKTQLSPILIHQNLSPSKYANDLEASSVVVRSGLHSGGTIVHNPPTPKETVSTPQIQTSRISTSTPTAQSSNLLNIHDITHFQFPPLSAITAYNPLTLPPLSPSSSPNGATTIFHGGKLIPHVPGIPGPNTPGLLVGSNNIQIKNNECIKNGSKLENISDNSSINMPRKGSTNYDRIFNSKSPNTKSSTNEIERHNQNKDSYNAELRSISTVPIIKIKHVDEPVPTTSFPANNNVRVALRTEGAVKRNADGFPRMPVLKENTNYLFIKSKIKDSNLQPSKNADSIPENEIKKFNFENLITKVEIYNNQIQNSSEVQKNCKTLETCAISIQNERSETSYFQKNFAAKSLSDERKPKFLRPSTLPLKPGTFTPKKHHGITPNANTMPLISPETPRPAKAYGQLYLNGNAYTYLGLKCSTKVFYCTINRPQPTYVPNQHFLSMYSNWQLLSELTPDPLGLSASSAMSLYDSRHRPQNVAVAVIKQDLILTHSSQWNKNSKDKQIIPFMDTRRSDELRNIAENIATSKKEVTGGFESNEEYTYVRGRGRGRYVCSECGIRCKKPSMLKKHIRTHTDVRPYTCVHCVFRHFSFKTKGNLTKHMKSKAHYKKCCELGINPNEGNDCEGVEMAQCSGETDDETDSDGDEGNEGETESSDTEICKSRLPEHEAAHCLLSLGGSRPATSATPGLITSARPTTYPYTPISLDSEVDNTSEKLQTLVDSRMDVDNEPMDLSKNELRTPNSVPEIPTARESSVLASLASNTAKLPQHQSQWVNGEPMLHTYLTERALLDSKIKQSQLTCNLKTRKIDLENSMFTNTGGYEKGHKQTLNTFSVKINTNEMIDRVPVTKNDTIIKEISQSSTMLLNNEIIDKSPSNPLLENAHPNVEYSKHARIKVKGFDNSLESHPDSISNEESNVGKIHIEEKVRTDEHSEVTEIKPPLSEYDSGTSNVGTLEETDLDGISYSSEKLMEDDRRVCFFCKETFTKPPRPFRCSICAVSFRTRGHLLVHERSASHNIKISMTPNSENAKHVVSEYLKHSRINPMISPDDSVQNHRDISSDECDGSKIPLQEKTRVENDMDGEGMKLPLSEYEPMPSKDLNEGKKIEIDDDWKDCDFCNKMFRESAQLKLHLNIHYMERPFRCSVCAVSNRAKEYLQKHDRSSYHSNKVTKKPNSENAKYVVSEYLKHARINPIKNLDDPLKIQPEISSDDSNASKIPLEEKTRLDERSEGEGIKLTPTEYDGNQFDSVAPKVVIGVGGVAFKVSKGKDFEGTSYSPGKLMEDGRRVCDFCNKTFTKPSQLRLHLNIHYMERPFRCSVCAVSFRTRGHLQKHERSASHHNKVSMTSTFGAATSFNPRPFRCSDCNIAFRIHGHLAKHLRSKMHVMRLECLFKLPFGTFTEIERAGLSLTDIDTTDCASSLASLQSLARKLHEKDPTKLEYREPSGPLPALPLTGRDSSEDEDLGMITEKTCESVNDSEVKTIENKKGHDTEQIVNYSATDN; encoded by the exons ATGCCGCTAACTCAAGAAAAACGCTTGGATAATTTCTCTAACAATGACCACAGCTATCTTCATAAGAAGTTCAAAAAAATGGCATCTACTATGTCAATGCTTCCGGGTAGTTCGATCAAGGGGGAAGAAAGTGGATATCAAGAAACCAGTCTTTTACAAGTTACTAGTAGTTCTACTATAAGCAACGGAAGTATTGCAGCAGCTCACCCAGaaatagaaaaaattaaaaatatatacgaTAAATGCAGCATGGATGTGGAAAAAAATGTACAAACTAATTTTAACGATGAAAACTTTAGCTTAAGTGATGTAAATAGTTTTGTTCAAATACCTGGTAAAACCAGTTTTTCtgaagaatttttaaataagactgaaaaccttgaaaatgattttataaaggAAACTTACAGTGGAGGTACAGGACGATATATATGCCCATATTGTAAGATATCATGTGCCAAGCCTTCAGTTCTACAGAAACATATCAGAGCTCATACAAATGAGAGACCGTTTCCATGTATACCATGTGGATTtgcttttaaaacaaaatcaaatTTATATAAACATAGAAGGTCAAGAACACATGCTTTGCGATTGCAAGGCGCTGATATTGCCAGCGCAATCAACGATGATGAGCTGTCCGGTGATTCCGAAAGTGACACGTCAATTCCACCAACGTCCTTATCAGGTTCAGATAGGGATCAGAGTTCGGACACTTCAATGATTCGGTCAGAAAAGAGACCTAATGAGTTTTCCTCTCCAGAGTTAACCAATGACTGTAACAATATGTCATTACACATACTTTCTACTTTAAATGACAACAAATCAAAAACGATTTATAAACCCAAGTTCAGAGCAGCTTTTTATCATGGAATGGATGAGAAAGATAAGATAAAAAAGACTATTTCACAGAATAATGCTGACTTTTTTACGGAACATATCTCTAAAATTATATCAGATAATGAGGCCATCGTTGATGTTATTGAAACTCCTTTACAAAAAAAGTATGGCAAAATTAAACAAATTGCAGAAAGTAAGCAGTTTTTAAATGAAATGGAAATTACACCAGAACTGACACCATTAAATTTAACGAAAAATTGTTACGATCCGGACAATTTGATACGGAAGAGGTCTCACTCCGAAAGTTTTGCTCAGATCCTTGAAGATCAAAAGCATCCACTAAATCCCGAAGGTTCAATAATTAAAGATCTGCTACTTAAAACTAAGGCCAATGGAGTTAACCCTGTGACAAGTGAACTAGTTGATGGGTTAGGACCTCTCTACGTTTGTCCTTTATGTCAAATAGTATATAGAAGTGCTGATAACTTAGAAGTTCATAGGTTATATTATTGCAAAGGTGTCCTATCAAAAAGTTCCACTGCAGTAAATAATGcccaaaaagaaataaaaagtgcAAGACccgaaaacatattttttagaaGTAATTCCATTAATGTTCGATTGCCTGAAAATACGATGGCTCCAGGTTCCAGAACTAACATTTCAATTAAATCGCcacctttaaaaaataaacccgATAATCTTGTGATTTTAAAGCCAGATTGTAATGACGTAATTGCCCCATTACCATCTCCAGGGCCACTACTTGGTAACACGAGACTTGTGGATTCTAGATTACCATCTGAATTCAATAAAAAGACTGAGACATTAAAAATAAGGCCTAAAGAATCTAGTCCAAAGCGGCGACTTGATAGCAGATCAGAAACATACAGTCCACGTCTACTTGATAACTCATCGCCTCGGTCTACCGACTTATATTCTCAACCTAAAATGAGATGTATGGAAATAAATACGTCTTCTTTGAGACTAATGGAGGAAATGTCACCACATATAAGGCATAATTCTACGTCTCTTCAAATGTTTGGAGGTGAAGTAAAAATAGTCGATCACTCTGGCAGTACTACAACTTTACGCATCGAACCTAGTAAAACTCAACTATCTCCGATTTTAATACATCAAAATCTTTCACCTTCAAAGTATGCTAACGATTTAGAGGCAAGCAGCGTTGTTGTAAGATCAGGTCTTCATTCTGGAGGCACAATTGTCCATAATCCTCCTACACCAAAAGAAACTGTTAGCACGCCTCAGATTCAAACCTCCAGAATTTCAACATCAACTCCGACCGCCCAGAGTTCGAACTTGCTAAATATTCATGACATAACTCACTTCCAATTTCCACCGTTAAGTGCCATTACAGCATATAATCCCTTAACGCTGCCTCCGCTTAGTCCATCTTCGTCACCTAACGGCGCTACAACTATATTTCACGGCGGCAAACTGATACCTCATGTCCCAGGAATACCTGGTCCCAATACCCCTGGCTTACTGGTCGGAAGTaataacatacaaataaaaaacaatgaGTGTATTAAGAACGGGTCCAAGTTAGAGAACATTTCAGATAATTCATCAATTAACATGCCTAGAAAAGGAAGTACAAATTACGACAGAATTTTTAATTCGAAAAGTCCTAATACAAAATCTTCTACTAACGAAATAGAGAGACATAACCAAAATAAAGATAGTTACAATGCAGAATTACGAAGCATTTCAACCGTGccaattataaaaattaaacacgTAGATGAGCCTGTTCCTACTACTTCATTTCCAGCAAACAATAATGTCAGAGTAGCTCTACGAACTGAAGGTGCTGTTAAAAGAAATGCTGATGGTTTTCCAAGAATGCCTGTATTgaaagaaaatactaattacttatttattaagagCAAAATCAAGGATTCTAATTTACAACCTTCTAAAAATGCCGATAGTATCcctgaaaatgaaataaaaaaattcaatttcgAAAATCTGATAACTAAAGTAGAAATATATAACAATCAAATACAAAATTCGTCAGAGGTCCAGAAAAATTGTAAAACTCTAGAAACATGTGCCATATCAATTCAAAACGAAAGGTCAGAAACATCCTACtttcaaaaaaattttgcaGCAAAGTCACTAAGCGATGAGAGAAAGCCTAAGTTTTTAAGACCATCAACATTGCCTCTAAAACCTGGCACATTTACTCCAAAAAAACACCATGGAATAACACCTAATGCCAATACAATGCCATTAATATCTCCTGAAACTCCCCGCCCAGCAAAAGCTTATGGGCAACTCTATCTAAATGGCAATGCTTACACGTACTTGGGTTTAAAATGCTCCACTAAAGTTTTTTACTGCACTATCAATCGTCCACAGCCAACTTATGTACCGAATCAACATTTCCTATCGATGTATAGTAATTGGCAG TTACTATCTGAGCTGACGCCAGACCCGCTGGGACTGTCAGCATCGTCTGCTATGTCTCTATATGACTCACGTCATCGACCGCAAAACGTGGCTGTAGCTGTGATTAAACAGGATCTCATATTGACTCATTCATCGCAATGGAATAAAAATTCGAAGGACAAACAG atAATACCTTTTATGGATACAAGAAGGTCGGACGAATTGAGAAATATTGCTGAAAATATTGCAACATCCAAAAAAGAAGTAACTGGTGGATTCGAAAGTAATGAAGAATATACATATGTACGTGGTCGTGGCAGAGGACGTTATGTTTGTTCTGAATGTGGGATTCGTTGTAAAAAGCCTTCTATGCTGAAGAAACACATTCGAACTCACACTGATGTCCGACCTTACACGTGCGTTCATTGCGTTTTTAG ACATTTCAGCTTTAAAACAAAGGGCAACTTGACAAAACACATGAAGAGTAAAGCTCATTACAAAAAATGTTGCGAGTTAGGAATAAATCCAAATGAAGGGAATGACTGCGAAGGTGTCGAAATGGCGCAGTGTTCAGGTGAAACTGATGACGAAACTGATTCGGACGGCGATGAAGGAAACGAAGGCGAAACAGAATCAAGTG atACAGAGATTTGTAAATCTCGACTACCAGAACACGAAGCTGCCCACTGTTTACTATCTTTAGGTGGTAGTAGACCGGCTACGTCGGCGACTCCTGGTTTAATAACTAGCGCCAGGCCTACTACTTATCCTTATACACCCATCTCATTAGACAGTGAAGTTGATAATACTTCAGAAAAACTACAAACCTTGGTAGACTCAAGAATGGATGTTGATAACGAGCCAATGGATCTTAGCAAAAATGAATTAAGAACACCCAATAGCGTACCAGAAATACCAACTGCGAGAGAATCCAGTGTTTTGGCATCGTTAGCGTCAAATACAGCTAAGCTACCTCAACATCAGAGTCAGTGGGTCAATGGCGAACCAATGCTGCACACATATTTAACAGAACGGGCTCTATTAGactctaaaataaaacaaagtcaACTAACGTGCAAtcttaaaacaagaaaaattgaTTTGGAGAACTCTATGTTTACAAATACAGGTGGTTATGAAAAAGGCCACAAACAAACTTTAAATACTTtttcagtaaaaataaatactaatgAAATGATCGATAGGGTTCCTGTGACTAAAAACGATACTATTATTAAGGAAATTTCACAAAGTTCGACGATGCTCCTTAATAATGAAATTATAGACAAATCTCCTAGTAATCCGCTTTTAGAAAACGCTCATCCCAATgttgaatattcaaaacatGCTAGAATTAAAGTTAAGGGGTTTGATAACTCTCTAGAAAGTCATCCAGATAGTATATCAAATGAAGAAAGTAATGTGGGTAAGATACACATAGAAGAAAAAGTAAGAACGGACGAGCATTCTGAAGTCACCGAAATAAAACCACCTCTTTCAGAATATGATTCAGGGACatctaatgtaggtacattagaaGAAACGGATTTAGACGGTATTTCTTATTCATCTGAAAAACTGATGGAAGATGACAGAcgtgtatgttttttttgtaaagaaacATTCACTAAACCACCGAGGCCCTTTAGATGTAGTATATGCGCTGTAAGTTTTCGCACGAGGGGTCATCTATTAGTACATGAGCGATCAGCGtcccataatataaaaatttcaatgaCACCCAATTCGGAAAATGCTAAACACGTGGTTTCGGAATATTTAAAACATTCCAGAATAAATCCCATGATATCTCCTGATGATTCTGTTCAAAATCATCGAGATATATCAAGTGATGAATGCGATGGAAGCAAGATACCCTTGCAAGAAAAAACAAGGGTGGAGAATGATATGGACGGTGAAGGAATGAAATTGCCCTTATCTGAGTATGAGCCCATGCCTTCCAAAGACTTAAAtgaaggaaaaaaaatcgaaatagaCGACGACTGGAAAGACTGTGATTTCTGTAACAAAATGTTCCGGGAATCGGCACAATTAAAATTGCATTTGAATATACATTATATGGAGAGGCCGTTTAGATGTAGTGTGTGTGCTGTTAGTAATCGGGCTAAAGAGTATCTTCAAAAACATGATCGTTCATCCTATCATAGTAACAAAGTTACGAAGAAACCTAATTCAGAAAACGCAAAATATGTAGTTTCAGAATATTTAAAACATGCCCGAATAAATCCCATAAAAAATTTAGATGAtcctttaaaaattcaaccagAGATATCAAGTGACGACAGCAATGCAAGTAAGATTCCGTTGgaagaaaaaacaagattagATGAAAGATCGGAAGGTGAAGGAATAAAATTAACTCCAACAGAATACGATGGGAATCAATTTGACTCCGTAGCACCTAAAGTTGTAATTGGGGTAGGGGGTGTAGCATTCAAAGTAAGTAAAGGAAAAGATTTTGAAGGCACATCTTACTCTCCAGGAAAACTAATGGAAGATGGGCGGAGAGTTTGTGATTTCTGTAACAAAACGTTCACAAAACCATCTCAACTAAGACTACATCTGAATATACACTATATGGAGAGACCATTTAGATGTAGTGTATGCGCTGTCAGTTTTCGAACGAGAGGTCACCTTCAGAAACATGAGCGTTCAGCCTCACATCACAATAAAGTTTCAATGACATCTACATTCGGCGCAGCGACATCATTTAATCCACGACCTTTTCGCTGTTCAGATTGTAATATAGCATTTAGAATACATGGACATTTAGCTAAACATCTAAGAAGTAAAATGCACGTAATGCGTCTCGAGTGTTTGTTTAAACTACCGTTCGGTACTTTTACCGAGATTGAGCGAGCAGGTCTCAGTTTAACGGATATCGACACGACAGATTGCGCCAGTTCGCTAGCTAGTCTTCAGTCGCTGGCAAGGAAGTTGCACGAAAAAGACCCTACGAAGCTGGAATATAGAGAACCAAGCGGTCCGTTGCCAGCTCTACCTCTAACAGGCAGGGACTCTTCGGAAGACGAAGATTTAGGTATGATTACAGAAAAGACTTGTGAGAGTGTAAATGATAGTGAGGTCAAGACTATTGAAAATAAGAAAGGTCATGATACCGAACAAATAGTTAATTATAGTGCCACAGATAATTAG